ACGCTCATACGTGTGGGCACCGAAGAAGTCGCGCTGCGCCTGCAACAGGTTCGCCGGCAGGCGCTCGGTGCGGTAGCTGTCGTAGTAGGCCAGCGAGGCGCTGAAGGCCGGCACCGGAATGCCGTTGCTCACCGCCAGCGCCACCACTTCGCGCCAGTTCTGCTGCGTGCGGTTCAGCAGGTCCTTGAAGAACGGGTTGAGCATCAGGTTGCCCAGGGCAGGGTCGGTGCGGAAGGCATCGGTGATGCGGTTCAGGAAGCGCGCGCGAATGATGCAGCCGCCGCGCCAGATCGACGCGATGCCGCCCAGGTCGAGGCCCCAGCCCTTCTTGTCGCCCATGGTCTTGATGAGGTCGAAGCCCTGCGTGTAGCTGATGACCTTCGATGCATAGAGCGCATCGTGCACCTTGGCCACCAGCGCCTTCTTCTCGACTGACAGCTCGATCTTCGGGCCCTGCAGCAGCTTGCTGGCCGCCACGCGCTGCTTCTTCTGCGACGACAGCACGCGTGCTTCCACGGCCGCGTTGATGGTGCTGATGACCACCGCGTTCTCGGCCGCGTTGATCAGCGTCCACTGGCCTGTGCCCTTCTGGCCGGCCTTGTCGAGAATGACGTCGACGATGGGCTTGCCCGTTTCCGGATCTTTCTGCTCGAGCGCCTTGGCGGTGATCTGGATCAGGTAGCTCTGCAGCTCGCCGTCGTTCCATTCGTTGAAGATGGCGGCCATTTCGTCGGTGCTGAAGCTGGCCGCCTTGAACAGGCTGTAGGCCTCGCAGATCAGCTGCATGTCGCCGTACTCGATGCCGTTGTGCACCATCTTCACGTAGTGGCCCGCGCCGCCGGGGCCGATGTGAATCACGCAGGGCTCGCCGTCCACCTTGGCCGCGATGCTCTCGAAGATCGGCTTCATCACCTCCCAGGTGGAAAGCGGCCCGCCCGGCATGATCGACGGCCCCTTGCGCGCGCCTTCCTCGCCGCCCGACACGCCCGCGCCGATGAAGCGCAGGCCCTTGCTGGAGAGGTACGCGTCGCGGCGCTCGGTGTCGGTGTAGAGGCTGTTGCCGCCGTCGATGACGATGTCGTCCTTGTCCAGCAGTGGAATGAGCAGCTCGATCACCTGGTCGACCGGCGCGCCGGCCTTCACCATGATCTGGATCTTGCGAGGCTTGGCCAGGCTCTGCACGAACTCTTCCAGCGTCTTCGCGCCGACCAGCTTCTTGCCGGGGTTGACGGCAATGAAGGCTTCGGTGGTGGCCTCGGTGCGGTTGTACACGCTGACCTGGAAGCCGCGGCTTTCCACATTCAGCACGAGGTTCTGGCCCATCACGGCCAGGCCGATCAGTCCGAAATCGCTTTGCTTGTTGCTGCTCATGACCCGTCTTGCCCTTCTTTCATGTGCGTGCGCCGGAATGGATTACCCCGCGCACGGGTTGGTTCGCGGGTCATTTTGCCGGTGCCGGGCGCAGGGTGGCGTCGGAGGCGGTCTATACCCGCTTGGCAAGCGGGCACGGCATGGGTATGTTTGGCGCGCATGAGCGCCGCGCCGGGCCGCCCCAAGCAAGCTCGCACCGCAGTGCGAAGCACGAAGGTATTTCAATGAGCGAAGCCATCGACACCATCCACCGCTGGTCCACCGACGCCGTGCCGCTCGCGCAGCGGCTGGACTACTGGGTGGGCGCGGTCTGCGAGGGCTTCCTGGAGATGGACGTGACCAGCCCGGTGGCCGGCAGCTTCGGCGCCACGCTCGAATCCGCGCCGCTCGGCCCCATCGTCGTCAACCAGGTGCGCGGCAGCGCGCAGGACGTCTACCGCACGCGCCGCGCCATCGCCCACAGCCGCAACAATTACTTCTACCTGCTGTGCAAGACCGACTCGGCCTGGGTGGCCGTGCAGGACGGCCGCTCCGCGCGGCTTCTGCCGGGCGACGCGGTGCTGGTCGATTCGCGCCGGCGCTACGAATTTCACCTGCTGCAATCGGCCGACACCATTTCGCTCGAACTGCCGACCGCCTGGGTCGATGCGTGGATTCCCGACGCGGGCGACCAGATGGCGCGGCGCATCGACGGGCAGGCGGGGTGGGGCAGCGTGCTGTGCGGCTTTGTGCGGCAGCTGACACCGCAGATGGCCGCAAAGCCGCCGCTGCCGGCGGCGTTGCTGGGCGACCAGCTCGGCGGCCTGCTGGCGCTGGCCACGGGGCATGGCCTTTCAGAGTCAGAAAGCGAAGGCCGTGCCGCGCTGCGGCGCCGCGTGCTCGACGCCACGCGCGAGCGCCATGCGGAACCGGGCCTCACAGCCGCGGGTGTGGCGCGCGAGCTGGGCATCTCGGAGCGCAGCCTGCACCGCTGCCTCGGCGAAGGAGGCACGACCTTCGCCACTGCGCTGGCGGGCTTTCGCATGCAGGCGGCGCGGCGCATGCTGGGCGATGCGCGCTTCGATCGCCTGGGCATCGCGGAGATCGGCTTTCGCGTGGGGCTGACGGATGCCTCGCACTTCGTGCGCCAGTGCCGCAGGCATCTGGGCGCCACGCCGGGTGAGTTGCGCCGCTTGCGGCGCTGAGCCGTCGCTCAGATGCTGCGCAGGCTGACCCGCTTCGACAGCGCCTCGGCACTCTCGCGCCGCTCGCTGTAGCGGTCCACAAGGTAGCCCGCGCAGTCGCGTGTGAGCAGCGTGAACTTGAGCAGCTCTTCCATCACGTCGACCACTCGCTCGTAGTACGGCGAGGGCTTCATGCGTCCGGCTTCGTCGAACTCAAGGAAGGCCTTGGCCACCGACGACTGGTTGGGGATGGTGAGCATGCGCATCCAGCGGCCGAGCACCCGCAGCTGGTTCACGGCGTTGAAGGACTGCGAGCCGCCCGACACCTCCATCACCGCGAGCGTCTTGCCCTGCGTGGGCCGCACCGAGCCGACGGACAGCGGGATCCAGTCGATCTGCGCCTTCATGATGCCGGTCATGGCACCGTGGCGTTCGGGCGAAGTCCACACCATGCCTTCGGACCATTGGGCGAGGTCGCGAAGCTCCTGCACCTTCGGATGGTCTTCCGGCGCGTCGTCGGGCAGGGGCAGGCCGCGCGGGTCGTAGATGCGCGGCTCGGCGCCCAGGGCCTGAAGCAGCCGCGCGGCTTCTTCGGTGAGCAGCCGGCTGTAGGAGCGCTCGCGTACCGAACCGTAGAGCAGCAGGATGCGCGGCGCGTGCGTGGTGCGCTCCGTGGGCAGCAGTTGCCGCGGGTTCGGTCGGTGGAAATGCCCGGCGTCGATGTTCGGCAGTTCAGCGCTTGACGACACGCTGGCCCTTCGCGTCGATGACGGCCTCGCCGTCTTCCTTGGAGAAGGCGCCTTGCTGCGGACGCGGCAGGATGTCGAGCACCGCTTCCGAGGGCCGGCACAGCCGCGTGCCGAGCGGCGTCACCACGATCGGCCGGTTGATGAGGATCGGGTGCTGCAGCATGAAGCCGATCAGCTCCTCGTCGCTCCACTTCGCATCGTCGAGGCCGAGTTCGTCGTAAGGCGTGCCCTTGCGGCGCATGACCTCGCGCACCGGCATGCCCATGGCCGCGATCAGCTGCTTCAGCGTCGCGCGATCGGGCGGGGTCTTCAGGTACTCGATGACGGTGGGCTCATCGCCTGTGTTGCGGATCAGCGCGAGCACGTTCCTCGACGTGCCGCAGGCGGGGTTGTGATAAATGGTGATGTCGTTCATGGAAGTGTGGTGCCGGTTTCAAAGACTCAATCGAAGCGCCAGTGCCGCCAGGGTGACCAGCAGCACGGGCAGGGTCAGCACGATGCCGACCTTGAAGTAGTAGCCCCAGCCGATCGCCATGCCCTTCTTCGCAAGCACGTGCAGCCAGAGCAGGGTGGCGAGGCTGCCGATGGGCGTGATCTTCGGGCCGAGGTCGCAGCCGATCACGTTGGCGTAGACCATCGCTTCCTTCACGATGCCGCTCGCACTCGACGCGTCGATGGACAGCGCGCCCACCAGCACGGTGGGCATGTTGTTCATGACCGACGAGAGCAGCGCCGAGAGAAAGCCCGTGCCCATTGCCGCGCCCCAGACGCCGCCTTGCGCGAACACATTCAGCAGCGAGGCGATGTAGCCGGTCAGGCCGGCGTTGCGCAGCCCGTAGACCACGAGGTACATGCCCAGCGAGAAGATCACGATCTGCCAGGGCGCGCCACGCAGCACCTTGCGAATGCCGATCACCGGACCGCGCCCTGCGACGGCCAGCAGCACGATTGCGCCGAAGGCCGCTACCGCGCTCACCGGCACGCCCAGCGGCTCCAGGCCGAAGAAGCCGACGAGCAGCAGCACCAGCACGACCCAGCCCGCGCGGAAGGTCGCGGGGTCGCGGATCGCATCCGCAGGCGCCTTGAGTTGGGTCGCGTCGTAGCTGGCCGGAATGCCGCGGCGAAAGAAGAGCATCAGCGCCAGCAGGCTCGCGAGCACCGCCGCGATGTTCACGGGGAACATGACCGAGGCGTATTCGCCGAAGCCGATGCGGAAGAAGTCGGCCGACACGATGTTCACCAGGTTCGAGACGATCAGCGGCAGGCTGGCCGTGTCGGCGATGAAGCCCGCCGCCATCACGAAGGCGAGCGTGGCGGCCGGCGAGAAACCCAGCGCCACGAGCATCGCCATCACGATGGGCGTAAGGATCAGCGCCGCGCCGTCGTTGGCGAACAGCGCCGACACGGCGGCGCCCAGCAGCACGATGAACGCGAACAGCAGCCGCCCGCGTCCGCCGCCCCAGCGCGCCACGTGCAGCGCGGCCCATTCGAAGAGGCCCGCTTCGTCGAGCAGCAGGCTGATGACGATCACCGCGATGAAGGTGGCGGTCGCGTTCCACACGATGCCCCAGACGACCGGGATGTCGGACAGCTGGACCACGCCGAGCAGCAGCGCGATGACGGCGCCGAGCGAGGCGCTCCAGCCGATGCCCAGGCCGCGCGGCTGCCAGATCACCAGCACGAGCGTGAAGATGAAGATCGCAACGGCGCTCAGCATGTCGGCGGGCATCCGACAGCGCAGGCCTCGCCCTGGCAGCAGTTCTCGGTGAGGTAGGCCAGCAGGCCGTTCATCTGGTCGAACGCCGCGCGGTAGATGAGGTTGCGGCCCTGCCGCTCCTGCGAGACCAGCCCCGAATGCACGAGCTCCTTGAGATGGAACGACAGGCCCGTGGCCGACACCTCGAGCGCTTCGGTCAGCGCGCCGGGCGTGAGGCCGGCAGGGCCTGCCACCACCAGCGCGCGAAACACCCGCAGGCGAACGGGTTGCGCCAGTGCGGCAAGGGATCGGACAACGTCATTTTCTTCCATATTTCAAGTATCGTCGAATAATTGAATCGAAGCAACCAGGCTGGCGCGAACCGGCCATCGCGCTGGCACGTATCGGCCATGCGCAAGTCACCGATGTTCCTTACAGTCGTGCTCCGTCACAAACAAAAGGAGACACACCTACCATGTCCGACACCTATGTTCTCGTCCACGGCGCCTGGCACACCGGCGCGGAAATCGAAGCCGTGGCCGACGGCCTGCGCGCAGCAGGGCACACCGTGTATTGCCCGACGCTCGCCGGCAACAACCCCGGCGACGACCGATCGAGCATTGGCCTGGAAGACGCCATCGCTTCCGCCGTGCGCTACATCGAGGAGAAAGACCTCACGCAGGTACGCCTCGTGGGCCACAGCTACGGCGGCATGGTGATCTCGGGCGTGGCGGATCGCATCGCGCCGCGGCTGAAGCGGCTGGTGTACATCAACGCCTTCGTGCCGCTCGATGGCGAATCGCTCAACGACATGGTGCCGCCGCACTACGTGACGATGTTCGACGCCGTCGCCGAGGCCAATGGCAATGCCGTGACGCTGCCCTTCGAGATCTGGCGCGAAGCCTTCATCAACGATGCGGACCTGGCGACCGCGACGGCTGCCTACGAGAAGCTCAACCCGCACCCGTACCGCACCTTCACCGACAAGATCAGGCTGCAGCAGCCGCTGGCCGCGCTGGCGCTGGGCAAGTCGTATGTCAACTGCCTGCAGGACACCGCGCTGCCGCACGGCATGCCGTGGCATCCGCGCCTGTCGGAGCGGCTGGGCCTGTTCCGGCTGGTGGAGTGCCCCGGCAGCCACGAGATGTTCTTCTCGAACCCCCAGAGGCTCGCGCAGGCGATCTTGGAGGCGGGGCGGGACTGATTGGGGCTTTTCAGTTGCTGCTGAAGAGCGCGTCGTACACGCGGATCGACGCATAGGCGTCGTTCGCGGCGTAGCGGATCTGCGCTTCGGTGAGCTGCTTGTTGGCCCAGTTGGAAGTGGTCGCCTTGCGCGACTTGATGAAGCGGCGGTTGAACACCAGAGCCACTGCCGCCTTCACGCCAACCGACTTGCGGTAGCCGCGATGGCGGAATTCGTTGTCTATGTCGAACACCGCCTTCGGCTCGATGTTGAGCCGGTTGCGGATCAACGTGAGGTCGCCCGACAGGCCGAAGCCGACCTTGCGCAGCTCGGTGGAGGCGATCAGCGTGGCCACCACCGGATTGCACTCGGTGCGATGCAGCTGAAACAGCCATGCCGTGTCGCGCGTGGAGAACTGCACCACGTGCGGGCCGCCCGACACCTCGTTCTTTGCGAAGGTGGGCTTCGATTCGGTGTCGAAGCCGGCGATGCCCGCGGCGAGCAGCGTGGCGGCGGCGTGTTCTGCATCTTGCAGTGTCTGCACGACCACGATGTCTTTCAGGCCGAGGCCTTCGAAGGGTTCGAGCAGCGCGATCTGTTCGCGCTCGGGCAGTGGTGGGAGCTTGGGGTTCTCGCTCACCGGGAGGCTGCTTTCGCTGTCTTTTTCTTCACTGAGGCTTTCTTCACTGCGGTTTTCTTCACTGCGGTTTTCTTGGCGGGTGCCTTCTTCGGCTTCGGTGGCTGGCCCGAGCGCAGCGCTGCTTCGTAGGCAAGGCGGCCCCACAGGGCGGCTTCCTCGCGGTCTTCGAAAAGATCCGCCGGGGCTTGGCGGTACGACATCGGCATCGACTTGCCCTGGCGCACGTAGGTGAAGGGCGGCAGGTTCAGTTTGTCGAAATGCGCGGCGCTCTCGGCATCGGCCTTGAGGTAGAGCGTGTCCTTGGCGACCAGTGCGATCATGCGGCCTTCGTGCCAGACGCCGTGGCCGCCGAACATGCGGCGAGTTTCGATGCGGCCGAGCCGCTCGAAGGTTTCGTGCAGGCTCTCAACGAACTCGCTCATGCGGTGATCTCGATGCGGTTGCCGTCCGGATCGAGCACCACGCTCTCGTAGTAGCCGTCGCCGGTGCGGCGCGGGCCGTCGAGCAGCGGGTAGCCGTCGGCCTTCAGGCGCTGCGTGAGCTTGTCGACCGCGGCGTCGGAGCCCACGCTGATCGCCAGGTGCGTCCAGCCCATGCGCTGCGCGCCGGCTTCAGCGGTTACGGGCGAGAGCGTGCTCGTGGTCATGGCCTCGATGCGCGCGCCGTCGCCCAGGCTCAGGAAGCACGAGGCGAAGCCCTTGGCCGGGTTGACGTAGCCTGCGCCGGCGGTGGCGCCGAAGTAGTCGACATAGAAGCGCTTGCAGCGTTCGAGATCGGTGGTCCAGAGTGCGATGTGGTCGATGCGCATGGGCACGAAAAGAAGGATGGGTTCAGCCGATGCGCCACGGCGGGCGCGAGGGCGACCAATGGTAGGCGATGCGCTCGCGGCCGCTCGATGGGTGCCGATCGACCGCACCGCGCTCGAGGCCATAGCGTTCGTAGAAGCGCTGCGCCGATGTGTTGGTGGCCGCCACGTGCAGCCACCAGCCTGTGGGAATGCGCACGCAGGCTTCGTCGAGCAACGCCTTGCCCAGGCCCTGGTTGCGCAGGTGGGGTTCGACGAAAAGCTGGGCCACGTATTCGCGCCGCCCCAGCAGCACCATGAACGCCAGCACCTGCCCGTCGCGCTCCGCCAGCACCACTTCGGCGGGCGGGCCGAACTCGGTCTGCACGCGGTGCAGCCAGTAGCCGATCGGCTCGAAATGGGCAACGCCTCGGTTGGCCGCGATCCAAGCGCGGCGCCAGATGCCGGCCAGCACCATGTTCTCTTCAGCGCTGCCTTCGCGCAACCGCAGGTGGAAGGCGGGAATTTGGGCGGCGGACATGCGAACCATGATACGGCGCGGGGCCGCTGTGGTCGATGAGGCTGAGGCCCTATGCGCGCAGGGTTTGTACGTGGTGCGCGAGGTGGTCGGCCATGAAGCTCTGGATGAAGTAGTAGCCGTGGTCGTAGCCCGCGTGACGGCGCAGCGTGAGCGGCTGGCCGGCGGCAAAGCAGGCGGCCTCGAAGGCCTCGGGGTGCAACTGCTCGGCGAGGAATTTGTCGGCCAGTCCCTGGTCGATGAGGATGCCTTGCGGGTAGGGTGCCACCACCTGCGACTTCATGAGCGCACTGGCGTCGTGCGCCAGCCATTGCGCACGGTCAGCGCCGGGCTGGCCCAGATAGCCGCCGAGCGCCTTCTCGCCCCATGGGCACTGCGTGGGCGCGCAGATCGGCGCGAAGGCCGAGAGCGACTTGAAGCGCCCCGGATGCCGCAGCGCCAGCGTGAGCGCACCGTGGCCGCCCATCGAGTGGCCGAAGATGCCGATGCGCTCGCCGTCGATGGCGAAGTGCTTGGCGACCAGCGGCAGCAGCTCGTGCACGACCCAGCTTTCCATGCGCCAGTGCGTGGCCCATGGCTCGGCCAGTGCGTCGAGGTAGAAGCCGGCGCCGATGCCGAAGTCCCAGTCGTCCTTCGCACCCGGAATGCTTTCCGCTTCGCGGCCGCGCGGGCTGGTGTCGGGCGCGATCAGCGCGAGGCCCAGGCTCGCGGCCATGCGTTGTGCGCCGGCCTTCACCGCGAAGGTTTCTTCGTTGCAGGTCAGGCCCGCGAGGTAGAGCAGGGCGGGCACGCGCTCGTGCGCGACCTGCGGCGGCAGGTAGACCGAGAAGCGCATCGGCAGGCCGATTTCATGCGAGCGGTGTTCGAGAAAGCGCTGCACGCCGCCGAAGGCGTGGTGCTCGGAAAGAATCTTCGGAGTGTTGTCGGTCATTGCGGGTTCTTGCCGCGCAGGGCGGGCACGAGTTCGAGCACGGCGTCGGCAAAGGTGCGCGGCGCTTCCTGCGGAAGGTTGTGGCCCGCGCCGGGCACGAGCCGGTGCGAACGCGGGCCGCTGAAACGGTGTGCGTGGGCTGATGCGTCGGCGGGCGGGCGCACGCCGTCGTCGATGCCGTCGAAGGTGATGGCGGGCACGGTGATCGTGGGCTGGGCCGCGAGGCGGCGTTCGATGTCGGCGTAGGCCGGGTCGCCCGGCACGAGGCCGAAGCGGTGGCGGTACGACTGGATCACCACGTCCACGAAGTCGGGTTGGTCGAAGGCGGCGGCGCTGCGCTCGAAGGTGGCGTCGTCGAACTGCCATGTGGGCGACCAGAGCTTCCACAGCAGCTTCGTGAGCGCCTTGCGGTCTTTCTCGAGGCCGGCGCGGCCGCGCTCGCTGTGAAAGTAGTACTGGTACCAGAGGCTGTGCTCGTTGGCCGGCGTATCCGGCTCCATCGCTTTCGCGATGTTCTGGATGTTGTAGCTGTTGAGGGACACCAGCCCCGCGCAGCGTTCGGGCCACAGCGCTGCGACCACGCAGGCGGCGCGGCCGCCCCAGTCGTAGCCGGCCAGCACGGCACGGTCGATCTTCAGGGCGTCGAGCAGCGCAAGCAGGTCGGCGCCCAGCGCGGCCTGTTCGCCCGAGCGCGGCGTGGCTTCGTTCAGGAAGCGCGTGGCGCCGTAGCCGCGCAGGTACGGCACGATCACGCGGCAGCCTTGGTCGGCCAGCATCGGCGCGACTTCGGCATAGGTGTGGATGTCGTACGGAAAGCCGTGCATCAGCAGCACGGGCGGACCGTCGGAAGGGCCTGCTTCGAAGTAGGCGACTTCGAGAACGCCCGCTTCGATCTTGCGCAGGGGTTCCATGCGGTTCATGGCGGGCGCCTCCCGGGGCTTAGTAGAGCACCACGCCGCGGATGGATTCGCCGCGCTTCATCAGGTCGAAGCCCTTGTTGATGTCTTCCAGCGGCATGGTGTGCGTGATCAGGTCGTCGATGTTGATCTTGCCTTCCATGTACCAGTCGACGATCTTCGGCACGTCGGTGCGCCCGCGCGCGCCGCCGAAGGCCGAGCCTTCCCACTTGCGGCCGGTGACCAGCTGGAACGGCCGCGTGCTGATCTCTGCACCGGCCTCGGCCACGCCGATGATGATGCTGCGGCCCCAGCCCTTGTGCGTGCATTCGAGCGCCTGGCGCATCACCTTGGTGTTGCCGATGCACTCGAAGCTGTAGTCGGCGCCGCCGTCGGTCAGCTGCACGATGGCATCCACCACGTTCTCGGTGTCCCTGGGGTTGATGAAGTGCGTCATGCCGAACTTGCGGGCCATGGCCTCGCGCTCGGGGTTCAGGTCCACGCCGATGATCTTGTCGGCACCCACCATCTTGGCGCCCTGGATCACGTTGAGGCCGATGCCGCCGAGGCCGAACACCACCACGTTGGCGCCGGCTTCCACCTTGGCCGTGAAGATCACCGCGCCGATGCCGGTGGTGACGCCGCAGCCGATGTAGCAGACCTTGTCGAAAGGTGCGTCTTCGCGGATCTTGGCGAGCGAGATCTCGGGTGCCACCGTGTAGTTGCTGAAGGTCGACGTGCCCATGTAGTGAAAGATCGGCTTGCCGTCGAGGCTGAAGCGCGAGGTGGCGTCGGGCATCAGGCCCTTGCCCTGTGTGCCGCGGATCAGCTGGCACAGATTGGTCTTGCGGCTCAGGCAGAACTTGCACTGGCGGCACTCGGGGGTGTAGAGCGGAATGACGTGGTCGCCCTTCTTGAGCGTGGTGACACCGGGGCCGACGTCGACCACGATGCCCGCGCCTTCATGGCCGAGGATTGCGGGAAAGATGCCTTCGGGGTCTGCGCCCGAGAGGGTGTAGTAGTCGGTGTGGCAGATGCCGGTGGCCTTGATCTCGACCAGCACTTCGCCGAATTTCGGGCCTTCGAGGTCCACGGTTTCGATGGTGAGCGGGGCTCCGGATTTCCAGGCGACGGCAGCTTTGGTTTTCATGGCGAGTGTGATTCTTCAGAAAGGCGAAGCGGTAAGGATACCCAGACGACGTTCAAACAGGGCCGGCAGGAAAGATTCCCGACATTCCCACAAAGCCGGGCAGGTGGCGAAAGTCCCAGACCCAGTTTCGCAGTGCGGGAAATTCATCGAGAGAAATGCCGCCTTCGCCGGCGAGTGCGACGTAGGGGAAGCAGGCGAGGTCGGCAATGGTCGGCTCGGGCGCGGACGCGAGCCAGTGCAGGCCCGCGCTGGCTTGCTCGGCAAGATGGTCGTCGAGCACGCGGAACACGGCGCGCGCGCCGCTGCGGCAGGCCTCGATGTCGAGGTGGTGGTAGCCGAGCGCGTCATGCAGCCGCGCGGCCGAGGCGGTGCGAGTGATCTCGTCGGCGGTGGCGAGCCACATCGCGATCTGGCCGCGCAGCTTCGGGTCGTCGGGGTACCAGTGGCCTTGCGCGTCGTAGCGGCTCGCCAGGTAGACCAGGATGGCCTGCGCATCACGCAGCACGAAGCCGTCATCGTCGATCACCGGGAGCTGGCCGAGCGGGGTGACCTTCGCCAGGAACGCGGCGGACTTGTGCTCGCGGCCGGGAAAGAAATCGACAGGCACCGTTTCGTGCGCGACGCCCAGCCAGGCCAGCATCTGCCGCACCTTGAAGCAGTTGCCCGAGAGCGGATAGTCGTAGAGCTTCAGCGTCGTCATGCCACCACCCTCACGCCGAAGCGCATGCCGCGCTCGCGCAGCCATCGCCGGTAGGTGACGGACGATGTGTCGCCGCGCGTCGGCGTCTCGGCGCGGCCTTCGAGCGGCATGCGCTTGAAGGCGTGGTTTTCCAGGATGGGCTTGTCCTGGCCGAAGATGGTGTGCTGGAAGGCGATGAGCTCGGCATCGGTGGAGTCGTCGTCGTAGCAGGCGAGCAGCGTGTGGGCGATCACGTGCTCGTCGTCGATGGGCTGAAGGAAGAGGCCGATCGCGTCGAGCGCGCCCACGCGGAAGCTCGATTTGTAGAGC
This is a stretch of genomic DNA from Variovorax paradoxus. It encodes these proteins:
- the gnd gene encoding decarboxylating NADP(+)-dependent phosphogluconate dehydrogenase, which produces MSSNKQSDFGLIGLAVMGQNLVLNVESRGFQVSVYNRTEATTEAFIAVNPGKKLVGAKTLEEFVQSLAKPRKIQIMVKAGAPVDQVIELLIPLLDKDDIVIDGGNSLYTDTERRDAYLSSKGLRFIGAGVSGGEEGARKGPSIMPGGPLSTWEVMKPIFESIAAKVDGEPCVIHIGPGGAGHYVKMVHNGIEYGDMQLICEAYSLFKAASFSTDEMAAIFNEWNDGELQSYLIQITAKALEQKDPETGKPIVDVILDKAGQKGTGQWTLINAAENAVVISTINAAVEARVLSSQKKQRVAASKLLQGPKIELSVEKKALVAKVHDALYASKVISYTQGFDLIKTMGDKKGWGLDLGGIASIWRGGCIIRARFLNRITDAFRTDPALGNLMLNPFFKDLLNRTQQNWREVVALAVSNGIPVPAFSASLAYYDSYRTERLPANLLQAQRDFFGAHTYERTDKPEGQFFHTDWPEVIG
- a CDS encoding AraC-like ligand-binding domain-containing protein, giving the protein MSEAIDTIHRWSTDAVPLAQRLDYWVGAVCEGFLEMDVTSPVAGSFGATLESAPLGPIVVNQVRGSAQDVYRTRRAIAHSRNNYFYLLCKTDSAWVAVQDGRSARLLPGDAVLVDSRRRYEFHLLQSADTISLELPTAWVDAWIPDAGDQMARRIDGQAGWGSVLCGFVRQLTPQMAAKPPLPAALLGDQLGGLLALATGHGLSESESEGRAALRRRVLDATRERHAEPGLTAAGVARELGISERSLHRCLGEGGTTFATALAGFRMQAARRMLGDARFDRLGIAEIGFRVGLTDASHFVRQCRRHLGATPGELRRLRR
- the arsH gene encoding arsenical resistance protein ArsH, with product MSSSAELPNIDAGHFHRPNPRQLLPTERTTHAPRILLLYGSVRERSYSRLLTEEAARLLQALGAEPRIYDPRGLPLPDDAPEDHPKVQELRDLAQWSEGMVWTSPERHGAMTGIMKAQIDWIPLSVGSVRPTQGKTLAVMEVSGGSQSFNAVNQLRVLGRWMRMLTIPNQSSVAKAFLEFDEAGRMKPSPYYERVVDVMEELLKFTLLTRDCAGYLVDRYSERRESAEALSKRVSLRSI
- the arsC gene encoding arsenate reductase (glutaredoxin) (This arsenate reductase requires both glutathione and glutaredoxin to convert arsenate to arsenite, after which the efflux transporter formed by ArsA and ArsB can extrude the arsenite from the cell, providing resistance.); this encodes MNDITIYHNPACGTSRNVLALIRNTGDEPTVIEYLKTPPDRATLKQLIAAMGMPVREVMRRKGTPYDELGLDDAKWSDEELIGFMLQHPILINRPIVVTPLGTRLCRPSEAVLDILPRPQQGAFSKEDGEAVIDAKGQRVVKR
- a CDS encoding arsenic transporter gives rise to the protein MLSAVAIFIFTLVLVIWQPRGLGIGWSASLGAVIALLLGVVQLSDIPVVWGIVWNATATFIAVIVISLLLDEAGLFEWAALHVARWGGGRGRLLFAFIVLLGAAVSALFANDGAALILTPIVMAMLVALGFSPAATLAFVMAAGFIADTASLPLIVSNLVNIVSADFFRIGFGEYASVMFPVNIAAVLASLLALMLFFRRGIPASYDATQLKAPADAIRDPATFRAGWVVLVLLLVGFFGLEPLGVPVSAVAAFGAIVLLAVAGRGPVIGIRKVLRGAPWQIVIFSLGMYLVVYGLRNAGLTGYIASLLNVFAQGGVWGAAMGTGFLSALLSSVMNNMPTVLVGALSIDASSASGIVKEAMVYANVIGCDLGPKITPIGSLATLLWLHVLAKKGMAIGWGYYFKVGIVLTLPVLLVTLAALALRLSL
- a CDS encoding ArsR/SmtB family transcription factor, yielding MEENDVVRSLAALAQPVRLRVFRALVVAGPAGLTPGALTEALEVSATGLSFHLKELVHSGLVSQERQGRNLIYRAAFDQMNGLLAYLTENCCQGEACAVGCPPTC
- a CDS encoding alpha/beta fold hydrolase codes for the protein MSDTYVLVHGAWHTGAEIEAVADGLRAAGHTVYCPTLAGNNPGDDRSSIGLEDAIASAVRYIEEKDLTQVRLVGHSYGGMVISGVADRIAPRLKRLVYINAFVPLDGESLNDMVPPHYVTMFDAVAEANGNAVTLPFEIWREAFINDADLATATAAYEKLNPHPYRTFTDKIRLQQPLAALALGKSYVNCLQDTALPHGMPWHPRLSERLGLFRLVECPGSHEMFFSNPQRLAQAILEAGRD
- a CDS encoding 3'-5' exonuclease; its protein translation is MSENPKLPPLPEREQIALLEPFEGLGLKDIVVVQTLQDAEHAAATLLAAGIAGFDTESKPTFAKNEVSGGPHVVQFSTRDTAWLFQLHRTECNPVVATLIASTELRKVGFGLSGDLTLIRNRLNIEPKAVFDIDNEFRHRGYRKSVGVKAAVALVFNRRFIKSRKATTSNWANKQLTEAQIRYAANDAYASIRVYDALFSSN
- a CDS encoding TfoX/Sxy family protein — encoded protein: MSEFVESLHETFERLGRIETRRMFGGHGVWHEGRMIALVAKDTLYLKADAESAAHFDKLNLPPFTYVRQGKSMPMSYRQAPADLFEDREEAALWGRLAYEAALRSGQPPKPKKAPAKKTAVKKTAVKKASVKKKTAKAASR
- a CDS encoding VOC family protein, with amino-acid sequence MRIDHIALWTTDLERCKRFYVDYFGATAGAGYVNPAKGFASCFLSLGDGARIEAMTTSTLSPVTAEAGAQRMGWTHLAISVGSDAAVDKLTQRLKADGYPLLDGPRRTGDGYYESVVLDPDGNRIEITA
- a CDS encoding GNAT family N-acetyltransferase gives rise to the protein MSAAQIPAFHLRLREGSAEENMVLAGIWRRAWIAANRGVAHFEPIGYWLHRVQTEFGPPAEVVLAERDGQVLAFMVLLGRREYVAQLFVEPHLRNQGLGKALLDEACVRIPTGWWLHVAATNTSAQRFYERYGLERGAVDRHPSSGRERIAYHWSPSRPPWRIG
- the fghA gene encoding S-formylglutathione hydrolase; this translates as MTDNTPKILSEHHAFGGVQRFLEHRSHEIGLPMRFSVYLPPQVAHERVPALLYLAGLTCNEETFAVKAGAQRMAASLGLALIAPDTSPRGREAESIPGAKDDWDFGIGAGFYLDALAEPWATHWRMESWVVHELLPLVAKHFAIDGERIGIFGHSMGGHGALTLALRHPGRFKSLSAFAPICAPTQCPWGEKALGGYLGQPGADRAQWLAHDASALMKSQVVAPYPQGILIDQGLADKFLAEQLHPEAFEAACFAAGQPLTLRRHAGYDHGYYFIQSFMADHLAHHVQTLRA